One region of Syngnathus scovelli strain Florida chromosome 15, RoL_Ssco_1.2, whole genome shotgun sequence genomic DNA includes:
- the elmod1 gene encoding ELMO domain-containing protein 1 isoform X1, producing MSSHHGQFLRCRPAAVGDNRGSAAPMRTTSHPAVLSPAKKTPGIMKHFLRVLTQFFVFLYCKCLWRGLKFVARKFTGRCELQRICYNNKHGARRTLKIESSLKYSKNELLQSALSAHPDKVEKIIDDIMALKKINPDTNPQLGISLQATLLQIVGYRNLVAEVEKLRREPYDCENEQHEEMLMKLWKELRPDTPLTGRISKQWCEIGFQGSDPKTDFRGMGLLGLHNLLYFAEHDKAAALQMLHDSLLPKHKNAQGSRSEANMLEFEPKNVDKAIGYSFAIVGINITDLAYSLLVSGALKTHLYNVAPEMATLLHLQQTFCYLMQEFHRFWIEEDPSDIMEFNRVRAKFHRRVLRQLRDPDMALCPRFAASDLHLVNL from the exons ATGTCTTCGCACCATGGACAGTTCCTCAGATGCAGGCCTGCAGCGGTGGGGGACAACAGAGGGTCCGCGGCCCCAATGCGAACCACTA GTCATCCCGCAGTTTTATCTCCAGCGAAGAAGACACCAGGCATCATGAAGCACTTCCTGAG AGTGTTGACCCAGTTCTTCGTGTTCCTCTACTGCAAATGTCTGTGGCGAGGCCTCAAGTTTGTGGCACGCAAATTCACGGGACGCTGCGAGCTACAACGGATCTGCTACAACAACAAACACGGTGCCCGCAGGACGCTCAAGATCG AGTCGTCTCTGAAGTATTCCAAAAATGAG TTGCTGCAGTCCGCCCTTAGCGCCCATCCTGACAAAGTAGAAAAAATCATTGATGACATCATGGCTCTGAAGAAAATCAACCCCGATACCAACCCTCA GTTGGGCATCTCCTTGCAGGCCACCCTGCTCCAAATTGTAGGCTACAGGAATTTGGTGGCCGAGGTGGAGAAGCTTCGGCGGGAGCCTTACGACTGCGAGAACGAACAACACGAGGAAATGCTAATGAAG TTGTGGAAGGAGCTGCGTCCCGACACTCCCTTGACCGGACGGATTTCCAAGCAGTGGTGTGAAATCGGATTCCAAGGCAGCGATCCCAAGACGGATTTCCGTGGCATGGGCCTTCTGGGTCTCCACAATCTGCT GTACTTTGCAGAACATGACAAGGCTGCAGCTTTGCAGATGCTCCATGACTCACTTCTGCCCAAGCACAA GAATGCGCAAGGGAGTCGCAG CGAGGCCAACATGTTAGAATTTGAGCCCAAGAACGTTGACAAAGCCATTGG CTATTCCTTCGCCATCGTGGGCATCAACATCACGGACCTGGCCTACTCGCTGCTGGTGAGCGGCGCCCTGAAGACGCACCTGTACAACGTGGCCCCCGAAATGGCCACCCTGCTGCACCTCCAGCAGACCTTCT GCTACCTAATGCAAGAGTTCCACCGCTTCTGGATAGAGGAGGACCCCAGCGACATCATGGAGTTCAACCGCGTGCGTGCCAAGTTCCACCGGCGAGTCCTGCGGCAGCTGCGAGACCCCGACATGGCGCTGTGCCCCCGCTTCGCCGCCTCCGACCTCCACTTGGTCAATCTGTAG
- the elmod1 gene encoding ELMO domain-containing protein 1 isoform X2: protein MSSHHGQFLRCRPAAVGDNRGSAAPMRTTSHPAVLSPAKKTPGIMKHFLRVLTQFFVFLYCKCLWRGLKFVARKFTGRCELQRICYNNKHGARRTLKIESSLKYSKNELLQSALSAHPDKVEKIIDDIMALKKINPDTNPQLGISLQATLLQIVGYRNLVAEVEKLRREPYDCENEQHEEMLMKLWKELRPDTPLTGRISKQWCEIGFQGSDPKTDFRGMGLLGLHNLLYFAEHDKAAALQMLHDSLLPKHNEANMLEFEPKNVDKAIGYSFAIVGINITDLAYSLLVSGALKTHLYNVAPEMATLLHLQQTFCYLMQEFHRFWIEEDPSDIMEFNRVRAKFHRRVLRQLRDPDMALCPRFAASDLHLVNL from the exons ATGTCTTCGCACCATGGACAGTTCCTCAGATGCAGGCCTGCAGCGGTGGGGGACAACAGAGGGTCCGCGGCCCCAATGCGAACCACTA GTCATCCCGCAGTTTTATCTCCAGCGAAGAAGACACCAGGCATCATGAAGCACTTCCTGAG AGTGTTGACCCAGTTCTTCGTGTTCCTCTACTGCAAATGTCTGTGGCGAGGCCTCAAGTTTGTGGCACGCAAATTCACGGGACGCTGCGAGCTACAACGGATCTGCTACAACAACAAACACGGTGCCCGCAGGACGCTCAAGATCG AGTCGTCTCTGAAGTATTCCAAAAATGAG TTGCTGCAGTCCGCCCTTAGCGCCCATCCTGACAAAGTAGAAAAAATCATTGATGACATCATGGCTCTGAAGAAAATCAACCCCGATACCAACCCTCA GTTGGGCATCTCCTTGCAGGCCACCCTGCTCCAAATTGTAGGCTACAGGAATTTGGTGGCCGAGGTGGAGAAGCTTCGGCGGGAGCCTTACGACTGCGAGAACGAACAACACGAGGAAATGCTAATGAAG TTGTGGAAGGAGCTGCGTCCCGACACTCCCTTGACCGGACGGATTTCCAAGCAGTGGTGTGAAATCGGATTCCAAGGCAGCGATCCCAAGACGGATTTCCGTGGCATGGGCCTTCTGGGTCTCCACAATCTGCT GTACTTTGCAGAACATGACAAGGCTGCAGCTTTGCAGATGCTCCATGACTCACTTCTGCCCAAGCACAA CGAGGCCAACATGTTAGAATTTGAGCCCAAGAACGTTGACAAAGCCATTGG CTATTCCTTCGCCATCGTGGGCATCAACATCACGGACCTGGCCTACTCGCTGCTGGTGAGCGGCGCCCTGAAGACGCACCTGTACAACGTGGCCCCCGAAATGGCCACCCTGCTGCACCTCCAGCAGACCTTCT GCTACCTAATGCAAGAGTTCCACCGCTTCTGGATAGAGGAGGACCCCAGCGACATCATGGAGTTCAACCGCGTGCGTGCCAAGTTCCACCGGCGAGTCCTGCGGCAGCTGCGAGACCCCGACATGGCGCTGTGCCCCCGCTTCGCCGCCTCCGACCTCCACTTGGTCAATCTGTAG
- the elmod1 gene encoding ELMO domain-containing protein 1 isoform X3, with protein sequence MKHFLRVLTQFFVFLYCKCLWRGLKFVARKFTGRCELQRICYNNKHGARRTLKIESSLKYSKNELLQSALSAHPDKVEKIIDDIMALKKINPDTNPQLGISLQATLLQIVGYRNLVAEVEKLRREPYDCENEQHEEMLMKLWKELRPDTPLTGRISKQWCEIGFQGSDPKTDFRGMGLLGLHNLLYFAEHDKAAALQMLHDSLLPKHKNAQGSRSEANMLEFEPKNVDKAIGYSFAIVGINITDLAYSLLVSGALKTHLYNVAPEMATLLHLQQTFCYLMQEFHRFWIEEDPSDIMEFNRVRAKFHRRVLRQLRDPDMALCPRFAASDLHLVNL encoded by the exons ATGAAGCACTTCCTGAG AGTGTTGACCCAGTTCTTCGTGTTCCTCTACTGCAAATGTCTGTGGCGAGGCCTCAAGTTTGTGGCACGCAAATTCACGGGACGCTGCGAGCTACAACGGATCTGCTACAACAACAAACACGGTGCCCGCAGGACGCTCAAGATCG AGTCGTCTCTGAAGTATTCCAAAAATGAG TTGCTGCAGTCCGCCCTTAGCGCCCATCCTGACAAAGTAGAAAAAATCATTGATGACATCATGGCTCTGAAGAAAATCAACCCCGATACCAACCCTCA GTTGGGCATCTCCTTGCAGGCCACCCTGCTCCAAATTGTAGGCTACAGGAATTTGGTGGCCGAGGTGGAGAAGCTTCGGCGGGAGCCTTACGACTGCGAGAACGAACAACACGAGGAAATGCTAATGAAG TTGTGGAAGGAGCTGCGTCCCGACACTCCCTTGACCGGACGGATTTCCAAGCAGTGGTGTGAAATCGGATTCCAAGGCAGCGATCCCAAGACGGATTTCCGTGGCATGGGCCTTCTGGGTCTCCACAATCTGCT GTACTTTGCAGAACATGACAAGGCTGCAGCTTTGCAGATGCTCCATGACTCACTTCTGCCCAAGCACAA GAATGCGCAAGGGAGTCGCAG CGAGGCCAACATGTTAGAATTTGAGCCCAAGAACGTTGACAAAGCCATTGG CTATTCCTTCGCCATCGTGGGCATCAACATCACGGACCTGGCCTACTCGCTGCTGGTGAGCGGCGCCCTGAAGACGCACCTGTACAACGTGGCCCCCGAAATGGCCACCCTGCTGCACCTCCAGCAGACCTTCT GCTACCTAATGCAAGAGTTCCACCGCTTCTGGATAGAGGAGGACCCCAGCGACATCATGGAGTTCAACCGCGTGCGTGCCAAGTTCCACCGGCGAGTCCTGCGGCAGCTGCGAGACCCCGACATGGCGCTGTGCCCCCGCTTCGCCGCCTCCGACCTCCACTTGGTCAATCTGTAG
- the LOC125981956 gene encoding solute carrier family 35 member F2 produces the protein MEAQADEKICGKLRLACGLYNYKLRDVFTWDLLKTLVMGQVLSLMICGTAVSCQYLANAGAEVPMLQSFLNYALLLLAYSPFLCTHKGEQTFSQVLKSKWWKYLLMGLADVEANYTVVMAYRYTTLTSIQLLDCFVVPVLMVMSCFLLKTRYRPLHYVAVTVCLLGVGAMVGADMMAGRDQGSTSDVLLGDSLVLISAVLYAVSNMCQEFTVKNHTRVEFLAMMGFFGTIISGIQLAALEVSALKKIKWNFHIAMLFVLYVVCMFTLYSLMPVVVKRTSATAVNLSLLTADLFSLFCGLFLFHYTFSALYIMAFIFIMVGFVTFNAVPTYSAQPEPDSGNSSDQEAQSASDHLLPADTVRQSHVTLVSAL, from the exons GAAGACCTTGGTCATGGGCCAGGTCTTGTCTTTGATGATCTGCGGCACTGCGGTAAGCTGCCAGTACCTGGCCAACGCTGGCGCGGAGGTGCCCATGTTGCAGAGCTTCCTCAACTATGCCCTACTGCTGCTGGCATACTCCCCCTTCCTCTGCACCCACAAAG gAGAGCAAACCTTCTCGCAAGTGTTGAAGTCCAAGTGGTGGAAGTACCTGCTGATGGGTCTGGCCGACGTGGAGGCCAACTACACGGTCGTCATGGCCTACCGCTACACCACGCTGACCAGCATCCAG CTGCTGGACTGCTTCGTGGTGCCGGTGCTGATGGTCATGTCCTGCTTCCTGCTGAAGACTCGCTACAGGCCGCTACACTACGTCGCCGTGACCGTTTGCCTGCTCGGCGTGGGCGCCATGGTGGGCGCCGACATGATGGCCGGAAGAGACCAGGGATCCA CCAGCGATGTCTTGTTGGGCGACAGCTTGGTGCTGATTAGCGCCGTCCTTTACGCCGTGTCCAACATGTGCCAGGAGTTCACCGTGAAGAACCACACCCGGGTGGAGTTCTTGGCAATGATGGGCTTCTTCGGGACGATCATCAGTGGGATTCAACT AGCTGCCCTGGAAGTTAGTGCGCTCAAGAAAATCAAGTGGAACTTTCACATTG CCATGCTTTTTGTTCTCTATGTGGTGTGCATGTTCACACTGTACAGCTTAATGCCGGTGGTGGTGAAGAGGACAAGCGCCACCGCTGTCAACCTGTCACTTCTCACTGCTGACCTCTTCAGCCTTTTCTGTGGGCTCTTCCTGTTCCATTACACG TTCTCAGCGCTGTACATCATGGCGTTCATCTTTATCATGGTGGGCTTTGTCACTTTCAACGCCGTGCCCACATATTCTGCTCAGCCTGAGCCTGACTCCGGCAACTCGTCGGACCAGGAGGCCCAAAGCGCATCGGACCACCTGTTGCCAGCTGACACAGTCAGACAAAGTCATGTGACATTGGTCTCTGCACTCTGA